The Pseudomonas chlororaphis subsp. piscium genome contains the following window.
GGTCGTCTGGGGCAGGCTCAAGAGATCGCGCAAGTGGTCGCTTTTCTTGCGTCCGACGGTGCGGCATACGTGACCGGGGCTACAATCCCGGTGAACGGCGGGATGTACATGTGAGTTAAATGTGACGGATTGCTTCAAAAAAATGTCATACGAGCTGTCTAAAATCCGTTATAAAGCTGCAATCAATTTATAGGCAGGTGGCCAAAGGGTTTGAGGAGTGAAGCTTTCAGTTGAAAAGCTGAAAAGCCTTTCTATACACTTACCCACTGGCCAGCTGCCTGAATTTGTCCATTAGGAGTGAAAACAAGGTATGAGCACCATCGAAGAGCGCGTCAAGAAAATCGTTGCTGAGCAACTGGGCGTTAAAGAAGAAGAAGTTGTTAACACCGCTTCCTTCGTTGAAGACCTGGGTGCCGACTCCCTTGACACCGTTGAGCTGGTGATGGCTCTGGAAGAGGAATTCGAGACCGAAATCCCTGACGAAGAAGCTGAAAAGATCACTACCGTTCAAGCAGCTATCGACTACGTTACCAGCCACCAGGCTTAATCGTATTTAGTCGTCTTTTGCTGTCATGGAAAAACCGCACTGCCGTAACGGCGTGCGGTTTTTTCTTTAGGCCTGATGCAAAGTGTCGTCATTAGAAAAAAGGAGAGTGCTGTGTCGCGTAGACGCGTCGTAGTCACCGGTATGGGTATGTTGTCGCCACTGGGTACGGATGTTCCGAGCAGTTGGCAGGGCATTCTGGCTGGCCGCAGTGGCATTGGTCTGATCGAACACACCGACCTTTCTGCCTATTCCACCCGTTTTGGCGGCTCGGTAAAGGGCTTCAATGTCGAGGAGTACCTGTCGGTCAAAGAGGCCCGCAAACTCGACCTGTTCATTCAATACGGCTTGGCGGCCGGTTTTCAGGCGGTGCGTAATGCCGGCCTGGAAGTGACCGATGCCAACCGTGAGCGAATCGGCGTTGCCATGGGTTCGGGTATTGGTGGTTTGACCAATATCGAAGAAACCAGTCGCACGCTGCATGAATCCGGCCCGCGTCGAATTTCTCCGTTCTTCGTGCCTGGCTCGATCATCAATATGATTTCCGGATTCCTGTCCATCCATCTGGGTGCCCAGGGGCCGAACTACGCCATTTCCACGGCCTGTACCACCGGTACCCACTGCATTGGCATGGCGGCCCGCAACATTGCCTATGGCGAAGCCGACGTGATGATCGCTGGTGGCGC
Protein-coding sequences here:
- the acpP gene encoding acyl carrier protein, giving the protein MSTIEERVKKIVAEQLGVKEEEVVNTASFVEDLGADSLDTVELVMALEEEFETEIPDEEAEKITTVQAAIDYVTSHQA